The sequence GCTGATCGCCGATCTGACCGAGCACGATCAGAAGGTGCTCGTTGCGAAGGGCGGCGCGGGCGGCCTCGGCAATCTGCATTTCAAGTCGAGCACGAACCGCGCGCCGCGCCAGAAGACGGACGGCAAGCCGGGCGAGCGGCGCATGCTGAAGCTCGAGCTGAAGGTGCTTGCGGACGTGGGCCTCCTCGGGATGCCCAACGCCGGCAAGTCGACGTTCATTTCGTCGGTGTCGAACGCAAAGCCGAAGATCGCCGACTATCCGTTCACGACGCTCGCGCCGAATCTCGGCGTCGTGCGCGTCGGGCCGGGCAAGAGCTTCGTGATTGCCGACATTCCGGGCCTGATCGAAGGCGCGGCGGAGGGCGCGGGCCTCGGTCACCAGTTCCTGCGGCATCTGCAGCGCACGGGTCTCCTGTTGCATCTCGTCGATCTCGCGCCGTTCGACGAAAACGTCGATCCCGTTGCGGAGGCGAAGGCGATCGTCGGCGAGTTGCGCAAGTACGACGAATCGCTGTACGAGAAACCGCGCTGGCTCGTCCTGAACAAGCTCGACATGGTGCAGGAGGGCGAGCGCGGCGCGCGCGTCGCCGATTTCGTCGAGCGCTTCGGCTGGACGGGCCCCGTATTCGAGATCTCCGCGCTGACCGGCCAAGGCTGCGAAGCCCTCGTCTACGCGATCTATGACTATCTTGCCGAACATTCGGATGCGCATCGCGCCGAGCTCGCCGAGGATCTGGCGTCGGACGTGCGCTTTCGCGACGTACCGCCCGCGGCGGGCGAGCCGCGCGAGCGTGAAGCCGACGCGCCCTAAGCATATTCGCCGCCGCAACGCGCCGAGCGGTTCGCTCGGTGCGTGAGAGATTCAATCGCGCATCATTCACAGGAGACAGCGCACGATGCGTTCGATCATCGCCGATTCGAAGCGCCTGGTAGTGAAGGTCGGCTCGAGCCTCGTCACCAACGACGGTCGCGGGCTCGACCATGACGCCATCGGCCGATGGGCCGCCCAGATCGCCGCGTTGCGCGGCGCGGGCAAGGAGGTGGTGCTCGTGAGCTCAGGTGCGATCGCGGAAGGGATGCAGCGTCTCGGCTGGAACAAGCGGCCGCGTGAAATCGATGAACTGCAGGCGGCCGCGGCCGTCGGGCAGATGGGGCTCGCGCAGGTGTACGAGAGCCGCTTTGCCGAGCACGGTATCCGTACCGCGCAGATTCTCCTCACGCACGCGGATCTTGCCGATCGCGAGCGCTATCTGAACGCGCGTTCGACGCTCCTCACGCTGCTGCGGCTCGGCGTCGTGCCGATCATCAACGAGAACGACACCGTCGTCACCGACGAGATCAAGTTCGGCGACAACGACACGCTCGGTGCGCTCGTTGCGAACCTGATCGAAGGCGACGCGCTCATCATCCTGACCGACCAGCAGGGCCTCTTCACCGCCGATCCGCGCAAGGACCCGAGCGCGACGCTCGTCGCCGAGGCGAGCGCCGGCGCGCACGAGCTGGAGGCGATGGCGGGCGGCGCGGGCTCGAGCATCGGCCGTGGCGGCATGCTGACGAAAATCCTCGCGGCGAAGCGCGCCGCGCATAGCGGAGCGAACACGGTGATCGCGAGCGGCCGCGAGCGCGATGTGCTCGTGCGGCTCGCGTCGGGCGAAGCGATCGGCACGCAACTGATCGCACGCACCGCGCGGATGGCGGCGCGCAAGCAATGGATGGCCGATCACCTGCAGATGCGCGGCCACGTCGTCATCGATGCGGGCGCCGTCGACAAGCTGACGGCGGGCGGCAAGAGCCTGCTGCCGATCGGCGTCGTCGCGGTGCAGGGCGTGTTCGCGCGCGGCGAAGTGATCGCGTGCGTCGACGATGCGGGGCGCGAAGTTGCGCGCGGGATCACGAATTACAGCAGCGCCGAGACGAAGCTGATCCAGCGCAAGCCGAGCGGCGAGATCGAAGCGGTGCTCGGCTACATGCTCGAGCCCGAGCTGATTCATCGGGACAACCTCGTCGTCGTCTGACGACGCCGCGCGTCGAGCGAAGCCGAACGAACAAAGCGAACAAAACGAAAAAGCCCGCACGTGCGGGCTTTTTTTGCGTTTGTCGCGCTGTCGCGGCGCTGCTTCGCGGCCGATCTTCGGCGCATTCGCGCGTCCCGCCTGCCGGGGCGCCAGCAGGCGGTCGCGTGTCCGGCAGCACCCAATTAGCGGATCACAGGATTAGCGGATCTGATTGAGCGTCGTCCGGTTGTAGCGAATGTTCTCGACGATCGATTGGCGCTTGCCCGCCGGCATCTTGTTCGCGCAGAAGAAGTCCTGATAAAGCGCCGCATGGTACGCATTCAGCT comes from Burkholderia savannae and encodes:
- the proB gene encoding glutamate 5-kinase, which translates into the protein MRSIIADSKRLVVKVGSSLVTNDGRGLDHDAIGRWAAQIAALRGAGKEVVLVSSGAIAEGMQRLGWNKRPREIDELQAAAAVGQMGLAQVYESRFAEHGIRTAQILLTHADLADRERYLNARSTLLTLLRLGVVPIINENDTVVTDEIKFGDNDTLGALVANLIEGDALIILTDQQGLFTADPRKDPSATLVAEASAGAHELEAMAGGAGSSIGRGGMLTKILAAKRAAHSGANTVIASGRERDVLVRLASGEAIGTQLIARTARMAARKQWMADHLQMRGHVVIDAGAVDKLTAGGKSLLPIGVVAVQGVFARGEVIACVDDAGREVARGITNYSSAETKLIQRKPSGEIEAVLGYMLEPELIHRDNLVVV
- the cgtA gene encoding Obg family GTPase CgtA, coding for MKFIDEARIEVIAGDGGDGSASMRREKFVPFGGPDGGDGGRGGSVYVIADRNINTLIDYRYAKKHLARNGENGRGSDCYGKGGDDITLRMPVGTVINDMDTGELIADLTEHDQKVLVAKGGAGGLGNLHFKSSTNRAPRQKTDGKPGERRMLKLELKVLADVGLLGMPNAGKSTFISSVSNAKPKIADYPFTTLAPNLGVVRVGPGKSFVIADIPGLIEGAAEGAGLGHQFLRHLQRTGLLLHLVDLAPFDENVDPVAEAKAIVGELRKYDESLYEKPRWLVLNKLDMVQEGERGARVADFVERFGWTGPVFEISALTGQGCEALVYAIYDYLAEHSDAHRAELAEDLASDVRFRDVPPAAGEPREREADAP